A window from Manduca sexta isolate Smith_Timp_Sample1 chromosome 24, JHU_Msex_v1.0, whole genome shotgun sequence encodes these proteins:
- the LOC119190430 gene encoding LOW QUALITY PROTEIN: lipase member H-like (The sequence of the model RefSeq protein was modified relative to this genomic sequence to represent the inferred CDS: inserted 3 bases in 2 codons), with the protein NPENPYEVKPLNIESIQSAPWVKDAQVKILIHGYTGHKDFSPNTEIRPAYLNCCDYNIITIDYKPIAREPCYLESARNTEIVGKCTAQFIDDLVKTHNFNLDKFHLIGFSLGAQIAGFVGNYLTSGLLGRISGLDPAMPFVTTDIXKKLDISDAQFVDILHTNLKRKGKLEASGHVDFYANGGMSQPGCKASAEQTKSGCDHARAPVYFMSPFLLILXFYATKCASWITYIIGWCELNTDDNMLYGEHVPRTAYGMYFSLQIRHLTHAAMKRD; encoded by the exons AACCCGGAGAATCCTTATGAAGTTAAACCATTGAATATTGAATCAATACAGTCAGCTCCATGGGTCAAAGACGCGCAGGTTAAGATATTAATCCACGGGTACACAGGGCATAAGGATTTCTCGCCAAACACTGAAATTCGCCCGg CTTACTTGAATTGCTGCGATTATAACATCATCACTATCGACTACAAGCCAATAGCTCGAGAGCCATGTTACTTGGAGTCTGCGCGAAACACCGAAATTGTTGGTAAATGTACAGCCCAGTTCATCGACGACCTGGTCAAAACCCATAATTTCAACTTGGACAAGTTCCACCTCATCGGCTTTAGTCTTGGAGCTCAGATCGCGGGTTTTGTAGGAAATTATTTAACATCAGGTCTATTGGGCAGAATTTCTG gATTGGATCCAGCAATGCCCTTCGTCACAACTGACA ACAAAAAATTGGACATATCCGATGCCCAATTTGTAGACATTCTTCACACAAACTTGAAAAGAAAAGGAAAACTTGAAGCCAGTGGCCATGTCGACTTCTATGCGAATGGTGGAATGTCACAACCAGGCTGCAAAGCATCTGCCGAACAGA cAAAGTCCGGCTGCGATCATGCTCGAGCTCCTGTTTATTTCATGAGTCCATTCTTACTGATATT GTTTTACGCAACTAAATGTGCGTCTTGGATTACCTACATTATTGGCTGGTGTGAACTTAATACAGATGACAACATGCTATATGGAGAACATGTGCCTAGAAC ggCTTATGGGATGTACTTTTCTTTACAAATTCGCCACCTTACGCACGCGGCCATGAAAAGAGACTAA